A single genomic interval of Oncorhynchus mykiss isolate Arlee chromosome 13, USDA_OmykA_1.1, whole genome shotgun sequence harbors:
- the si:dkey-89b17.4 gene encoding zinc finger protein 646 isoform X2 codes for MYTPTMAMHDMSRVKGFPCKECDMVCPSTPSLLEHMKAHYQQEENGRFECEQCGRIYKHAGSLANHKKSHEVGSFQCPVCTRTLPNAVALKNHLRIHTLSPSSAQAEEDGGDEGAEDGHDERNYGLAQDLSDGFARSHLNNSGMGHGVMSHDPDDHKKSPVTDDAWDRPFKCDQCDRTYRHHGSLVNHKKCHQEGAFKCTVCYKQFNNLAALNGHERTHSKFKTPGASMVNNIHDSVTDQRSSAPQTDDAANCFCHLCQVALPNKSDFQEHILLHNAASSSLGLSRSFPGIMAHNLSTVRSPAYTPALGDPLPLPPLPNDKRGPFDPMLGPPVNNPIYTCAYCGAGHPDLESLKVHYLTHDPHPGSHGQDGILNTDGIGSNSNPSPSGERVQSSSDDGERRFKCQDCGKSYRHAGSLVNHKRSHQTGLYQCTICCKQYPHLAALHSHLRSHKGRTSNQSSLNTEGDWLSSEPLTLDSQNSYVQEGSGATTPISLPGNLGDAAHFVPDGGHSSGLDSLEFHDRFDGSLAQSNSGHSPLPQNHRQADRHMCTDCGEMYGDISGIKSHMCPQRRQNQGMSNGFMGNMSGYNSPGGAALPSGGGNVKESNGQRSQYGSQSHAQGGGKRMNKEDEDDGEVYQCSVCGNHYASLRALRSHLRSHANNPTGPGTSALSPNGEADWRIICSTCGQSFSRKQDLLNHQLIHGPQRSDAAAQSMGADPTNTNGKMDGDGRNHICVDCGMFFADRHHLITHLCPGKGRGGVLSKEGLNGAKGMTGGDGVGGGGVGGPGGSRDMGGQDRRQQMPDSEDRPHKCDQCGRGYRHPCSLLNHKKSHKTGVFRCLVCQKRYYNLLALKNHQRTHFDLKRHKCEECGKAFKIQKQLENHLRLHEEHRAKAHAQLAKLGNGRYQGGPSGMQAMRGESSKSQNPGMGEVKYGQQQQGFKQPYSEAGTSRAQNFDLQEGGRRPFACDECGRSYRHAGSLANHKNLHKIGEYHCNVCNSTYPNRLAMKNHLRLHFALKKHTCQECGKGFRTQKQLTTHHSAQLCKGAAGAVAQMDYECDGCCEGFATADQLAAHDCPAQQLPSSSASLNSSSLSIDGADLVPDERPYSCDICNCSYKHASSLLNHKHTHKTGTFTCTYCDKPYSNYMALRNHMRIHTQKKRHICHHCGKAFRLARFLRNHQKVHEEGHTRFGCTSCGKSFQGRSGLARHRCGENQVGKEGRRMATASTTGGEECRYTCDQCGRSYAHASSLLNHKNTHTVGIYHCAVCLKTYSNLLALKNHRRIHSEIRRHRCPECGKAFRVSSQLNSHRRVHLKERELTCGPCQRSFPSQASFRLHQEISHGQAPRPPQQKQARAGGASGGTSGGGSSGLNWDSGLDLTLLQAQGLVPNGLPKMNSLSFQGPSGSRSRGATGTKSHVCNQCGRGYLHASSLLNHKNSHKTGAYFCNSCQKEFPNLMSLKNHRRIHTEPKRFQCPDCGKSFRVSTQLICHRRIHTKEKPFSCQQCDKRFSSKSNLRHHQKVHWSSSAPPTMAMGAASFLGHPPIGARRPPKSHVCDQCGRGYRHAGSLQNHKNVHKTGAYFCSSCQKEFSNLMALKTHRRIHTEVKRHRCSDCGKAFRAPSQLIVHQRIHTQEKPFSCQQCAKRFSSKSNLRHHMKLHWSGSAPPSFLGKPVIGVGAKSYVCDQCGRAYRHASSLLNHKTIHKTGVYFCTSCQKEFHNLNALKNHRRIHAETKRYECPECGKFFRVSTQLIIHRRIHTKEKPFSCQQCDKRFSSNSNLRHHMKLHWGSSARPVRTNVSVAATSATLLALPQTHIYTKWGWGKGKH; via the exons ATGTATACGCCTACTATGGCAATGCATGATATGAGCCGTGTCAAGGGTTTCCCCTGTAAAGAGTGTGATATGGTTTGCCCCAGTACCCCTAGTCTATTAGAACACATGAAGGCTCACTACCAGCAAGAAGAAAATGGGAGGTTTGAGTGTGAGCAATGTGGCCGCATCTATAAGCATGCTGGCAGCCTGGCCAACCATAAGAAATCCCATGAAGTGGGTTCCTTTCAGTGCCCAGTCTGCACCAGAACCCTGCCCAATGCTGTGGCTCTGAAGAACCACCTCCGTATCCACACCCTATCCCCAAGCAGTGCCCAGGCAGAGGAAGACGGTGGTGACGAAGGCGCTGAAGACGGACATGATGAGAGGAACTATGGTCTTGCACAAGACCTGTCTGATGGCTTTGCCCGCAGTCACCTGAACAACAGTGGAATGGGTCATGGTGTGATGTCACATGACCCAGATGATCATAAGAAGTCACCTGTAACCGATGACGCCTGGGATCGTCCATTCAAATGCGATCAGTGTGATAGGACCTACCGCCACCATGGGAGCCTGGTTAATCACAAGAAATGTCATCAGGAAGGGGCGTTCAAGTGCACCGTCTGTTACAAGCAGTTCAACAACCTGGCTGCTCTCAATGGTCATGAGCGAACCCACTCAAAGTTTAAGACTCCTGGAGCATCGATGGTTAACAACATACATGACTCTGTGACTGATCAGCGTTCGTCTGCTCCCCAAACCGATGATGCAGCTAACTGCTTCTGCCACCTGTGCCAGGTAGCTTTGCCCAACAAGAGTGACTTCCAGGAGCACATCCTGTTGCATAATGCAGCCTCCTCTTCACTGGGTCTTTCCCGTAGTTTCCCTGGGATAATGGCGCACAATCTCAGCACTGTCCGCTCCCCAGCATACACACCTGCCCTGGGTGACCCTCTGCCGCTTCCTCCTTTGCCAAATGATAAACGTGGCCCCTTTGACCCAATGCTTGGACCTCCTGTTAATAATCCCATTTACACTTGTGCATACTGTGGGGCTGGGCATCCTGATCTGGAGAGCCTCAAAGTTCATTACCTGACCCATGACCCCCACCCAGGCTCCCATGGTCAGGATGGTATCCTGAACACTGATGGGATTggctctaactctaacccatcaCCATCTGGAGAGAGAGTGCAATCTTCTTCTGATGATGGCGAACGTCGTTTCAAGTGTCAGGATTGTGGGAAAAGCTACCGCCATGCTGGAAGCCTGGTCAACCACAAGCGCTCCCACCAGACTGGCCTCTACCAGTGTACCATCTGCTGCAAGCAGTATCCGCACTTGGCAGCCTTGCATAGCCACCTCCGCAGCCATAAGGGAAGAACATCCAACCAATCATCCCTCAACACTGAAGGTGACTGGCTCTCCTCGGAACCCCTGACACTTGACTCTCAGAATAGTTATGTGCAGGAGGGGAGCGGCGCAACcacccctatctccctccctggAAATCTTGGTGACGCTGCTCACTTTGTACCTGATGGTGGACACAGCAGTGGTTTGGATTCACTGGAGTTCCATGATCGATTTGATGGCTCCCTTGCCCAGAGCAACTCTGGGCACTCCCCTCTTCCCCAGAACCACCGCCAGGCTGATAGACACATGTGCACTGACTGTGGAGAAATGTATGGAGACATCTCTGGCATCAAGTCTCACATGTGCCCCCAACGGCGACAGAACCAGGGGATGTCCAATGGATTCATGGGAAACATGAGTGGCTACAACAGTCCTGGAGGCGCTGCGCTCCCTTCAGGTGGAGGAAATGTGAAAGAGAGCAATGGACAGCGCTCTCAGTATGGTTCTCAGTCCCATGCCCAAGGAGGGGGGAAAAGGATGAATAAAGAAGATGAAGATGATGGTGAAGTGTACCAGTGCTCGGTGTGTGGAAACCATTATGCCAGCCTCAGAGCTCTGAGGAGCCATCTGCGCAGCCATGCTAACAATCCCACAGGGCCTGGGACTTCGGCACTTTCGCCTAACGGTGAGGCAGACTGGAGGATTATCTGCAGCACCTGTGGCCAGAGCTTCTCCAGAAAGCAAGACCTGTTAAACCACCAACTGATTCATGGGCCACAAAGGTCCGATGCAGCAGCGCAGAGCATGGGGGCCGATCCCACCAATACTAATGGCAAAATGGATGGTGATGGGAGGAATCACATTTGCGTTGACTGTGGCATGTTCTTTGCTGATCGCCATCACCTGATTACTCACCTGTGTCCTggaaagggaagaggaggagtgctGAGCAAAGAAGGATTGAATGGCGCTAAAGGGATGACTGGCGGAGACGGAGTTGGTGGCGGCGGAGTTGGAGGACCTGGGGGCAGTCGTGATATGGGAGGACAGGACCGTAGACAACAGATGCCAGATTCAGAGGATCGACCCCACAAATGTGACCAGTGTGGAAGGGGCTACAGGCACCCTTGCTCCCTGCTCAACCACAAGAAATCTCACAAGACCGGAGTCTTCAGATGCCTTGTCTGCCAGAAGCGCTACTACAACCTGCTGGCCCTTAAGAACCACCAGAGGACCCACTTTGATTTAAAAAG GCACAAGTGTGAGGAGTGTGGGAAGGCCTTCAAGATCCAGAAGCAGCTGGAAAACCACCTTCGGCTCCATGAAGAACACCGAGCAAAGGCTCACGCCCAGCTCGCAAAACTAGGCAATGGAAGGTATCAAGGAGGACCCTCTGGCATGCAGGCCATGAGAGGAGAATCGTCCAAATCCCAGAACCCTGGCATGGGGGAAGTCAAGtatggacaacaacaacaaggcttcAAGCAACCCTACTCAGAGGCTGGCACTTCAAGGGCTCAGAATTTTGATCTACAAGAAGGGGGACGACGACCCTTCGCCTGTGATGAGTGTGGACGGAGCTATCGTCATGCAGGTAGCTTGGCCAATCACAAGAATCTTCACAAAATTGGCGAGTATCACTGCAATGTCTGCAACTCCACTTACCCGAACCGCCTGGCCATGAAAAACCATCTGCGTCTTCATTTTGCCCTCAAGAAGCACACTTGCCAGGAGTGCGGCAAAGGATTCCGTACCCAAAAGCAGCTGACCACCCACCACTCTGCACAGCTCTGCAAGGGGGCTGCAGGTGCTGTTGCTCAAATGGATTACGAGTGTGATGGGTGCTGTGAGGGTTTCGCTactgcagaccagctggctgcacaTGACTGCCCTGCTCAGCAGCTCCCTTCGTCCTCTGCCTCCCTCAACAGCTCAAGCCTCAGCATCGATGGGGCTGACCTTGTGCCAGATGAACGCCCCTACAGCTGTGACATCTGCAACTGCTCTTACAAACATGCCAGCAGCCTGCTGaaccacaagcacacacacaagacGGGCACTTTTACTTGCACCTACTGCGACAAGCCGTACTCCAACTACATGGCGCTGCGCAACCACATGCGCATTCACACGCAGAAGAAGAGGCACATCTGCCACCACTGTGGGAAAGCATTCCGGCTAGCCAGATTCCTCCGCAATCACCAGAAGGTCCATGAGGAGGGCCACACACGCTTTGGCTGCACCAGCTGCGGGAAGAGCTTCCAGGGGAGGTCAGGCCTGGCGAGGCACCGCTGCGGGGAGAACCAGGTAGGCAAGGAGGGCAGGAGGATGGCCACTGCAAGCACGACAGGGGGAGAAGAGTGCCGGTACAC ATGTGACCAGTGTGGCCGCTCCTACGCCCATGCCAGCTCCCTCCTCAACCACAAAAACACCCACACCGTCGGCATTTACCACTGTGCTGTGTGCCTCAAGACCTATTCCAACCTCCTGGCCCTCAAGAACCACCGGCGCATCCATTCAGAGATTCGGCGTCACCGCTGCCCAGAATGCGGCAAGGCTTTCCGTGTCTCCTCCCAGCTCAACAGCCACCGTCGTGTCCACCTAAAGGAGAGGGAGCTAACTTGTGGCCCCTGCCAGCGCAGCTTCCCCAGCCAGGCCAGCTTCCGGCTCCACCAGGAGATCTCTCACGGCCAAGCCCCCAGGCCCCCCCAGCAGAAACAGGCCAGGGCTGGGGGAGCCTCTGGGGGCACATCCGGGGGCGGGAGCTCAGGCCTTAACTGGGACTCCGGCCTGGATCTCACGCTGTTGCAGGCCCAAGGACTGGTCCCCAATGGACTACCCAAAATGAACTCCCTGTCCTTCCAAGGCCCCAGTGGCAGCAGGAGCCGTGGGGCGACGGGGACCAAGTCGCACGTCTGCAACCAGTGCGGCCGCGGCTACCTCCACGCCAGCTCCCTCCTCAACCACAAAAACAGTCACAAAACAGGCGCCTACTTCTGTAACTCCTGTCAGAAGGAGTTTCCCAACCTGATGTCCCTCAAGAACCACCGGCGTATTCACACTGAGCCCAAACGTTTCCAGTGCCCCGACTGTGGAAAGTCCTTCCGTGTGTCCACCCAGCTCATCTGCCACAGGCGCATCCACACCAAGGAAAAGCCCTTTTCCTGCCAGCAATGCGACAAGCGCTTCTCCAGCAAGTCCAACCTGCGCCACCATCAGAAGGTGCACTGGAGCAGCTCAGCGCCCCCCACCATGGCCATGGGCGCTGCCAGCTTCTTGG GTCATCCACCAATTGGCGCAAGGAGACCACCCAAGTCGCATGTCTGTGACCAGTGCGGCCGTGGTTACCGCCATGCCGGATCCCTCCAGAACCACAAGAACGTCCACAAGACAGGTGCCTATTTCTGCAGCTCTTGTCAGAAGGAGTTCTCCAACCTGATGGCTCTCAAGACCCATCGGCGCATCCACACTGAGGTCAAACGCCACCGGTGCTCAGATTGTGGAAAGGCCTTTCGTGCTCCTAGCCAACTCATCGTCCACCAGCGCATTCACACCCAGGAGAAGCCCTTCTCCTGCCAGCAATGCGCCAAACGCTTCTCCAGCAAGTCCAACCTACGCCACCACATGAAGTTGCACTGGAGCGGCTCAGCTCCTCCCAGTTTCCTGG GTAAACCGGTAATTGGTGTGGGGGCCAAATCGTACGTCTGTGACCAGTGTGGCCGTGCTTACCGTCACGCTAGCTCCCTCCTCAACCACAAGACCATCCACAAGACAGGCGTTTATTTCTGCACCTCCTGTCAAAAGGAGTTTCACAATCTGAACGCCCTCAAGAACCACCGGCGCATCCATGCGGAGACCAAGCGCTACGAGTGCCCGGAGTGCGGAAAGTTCTTCCGTGTGTCCACCCAGCTCATAATCCACCGGCGCATCCACACCAAGGAGAAACCCTTCTCCTGCCAGCAGTGTGACAAGCGCTTCTCCAGCAATTCCAACCTGCGTCACCACATGAAGTTGCATTGGGGCAGCTCAGCGCGACCTGTGCGCACCAATGTGTCTGTGGCTGCTACCAGTGCCACCCTCTTGGCTCTGCCTCAGACCCATATTTATACAAAGTGGGGGTGGGGAAAGGGGAAGCATTGA
- the si:dkey-89b17.4 gene encoding zinc finger protein 729 isoform X1 — MYTPTMAMHDMSRVKGFPCKECDMVCPSTPSLLEHMKAHYQQEENGRFECEQCGRIYKHAGSLANHKKSHEVGSFQCPVCTRTLPNAVALKNHLRIHTLSPSSAQAEEDGGDEGAEDGHDERNYGLAQDLSDGFARSHLNNSGMGHGVMSHDPDDHKKSPVTDDAWDRPFKCDQCDRTYRHHGSLVNHKKCHQEGAFKCTVCYKQFNNLAALNGHERTHSKFKTPGASMVNNIHDSVTDQRSSAPQTDDAANCFCHLCQVALPNKSDFQEHILLHNAASSSLGLSRSFPGIMAHNLSTVRSPAYTPALGDPLPLPPLPNDKRGPFDPMLGPPVNNPIYTCAYCGAGHPDLESLKVHYLTHDPHPGSHGQDGILNTDGIGSNSNPSPSGERVQSSSDDGERRFKCQDCGKSYRHAGSLVNHKRSHQTGLYQCTICCKQYPHLAALHSHLRSHKGRTSNQSSLNTEGDWLSSEPLTLDSQNSYVQEGSGATTPISLPGNLGDAAHFVPDGGHSSGLDSLEFHDRFDGSLAQSNSGHSPLPQNHRQADRHMCTDCGEMYGDISGIKSHMCPQRRQNQGMSNGFMGNMSGYNSPGGAALPSGGGNVKESNGQRSQYGSQSHAQGGGKRMNKEDEDDGEVYQCSVCGNHYASLRALRSHLRSHANNPTGPGTSALSPNGEADWRIICSTCGQSFSRKQDLLNHQLIHGPQRSDAAAQSMGADPTNTNGKMDGDGRNHICVDCGMFFADRHHLITHLCPGKGRGGVLSKEGLNGAKGMTGGDGVGGGGVGGPGGSRDMGGQDRRQQMPDSEDRPHKCDQCGRGYRHPCSLLNHKKSHKTGVFRCLVCQKRYYNLLALKNHQRTHFDLKSKAAAGTGRSGPQVAPDSETMALLEWHKCEECGKAFKIQKQLENHLRLHEEHRAKAHAQLAKLGNGRYQGGPSGMQAMRGESSKSQNPGMGEVKYGQQQQGFKQPYSEAGTSRAQNFDLQEGGRRPFACDECGRSYRHAGSLANHKNLHKIGEYHCNVCNSTYPNRLAMKNHLRLHFALKKHTCQECGKGFRTQKQLTTHHSAQLCKGAAGAVAQMDYECDGCCEGFATADQLAAHDCPAQQLPSSSASLNSSSLSIDGADLVPDERPYSCDICNCSYKHASSLLNHKHTHKTGTFTCTYCDKPYSNYMALRNHMRIHTQKKRHICHHCGKAFRLARFLRNHQKVHEEGHTRFGCTSCGKSFQGRSGLARHRCGENQVGKEGRRMATASTTGGEECRYTCDQCGRSYAHASSLLNHKNTHTVGIYHCAVCLKTYSNLLALKNHRRIHSEIRRHRCPECGKAFRVSSQLNSHRRVHLKERELTCGPCQRSFPSQASFRLHQEISHGQAPRPPQQKQARAGGASGGTSGGGSSGLNWDSGLDLTLLQAQGLVPNGLPKMNSLSFQGPSGSRSRGATGTKSHVCNQCGRGYLHASSLLNHKNSHKTGAYFCNSCQKEFPNLMSLKNHRRIHTEPKRFQCPDCGKSFRVSTQLICHRRIHTKEKPFSCQQCDKRFSSKSNLRHHQKVHWSSSAPPTMAMGAASFLGHPPIGARRPPKSHVCDQCGRGYRHAGSLQNHKNVHKTGAYFCSSCQKEFSNLMALKTHRRIHTEVKRHRCSDCGKAFRAPSQLIVHQRIHTQEKPFSCQQCAKRFSSKSNLRHHMKLHWSGSAPPSFLGKPVIGVGAKSYVCDQCGRAYRHASSLLNHKTIHKTGVYFCTSCQKEFHNLNALKNHRRIHAETKRYECPECGKFFRVSTQLIIHRRIHTKEKPFSCQQCDKRFSSNSNLRHHMKLHWGSSARPVRTNVSVAATSATLLALPQTHIYTKWGWGKGKH, encoded by the exons ATGTATACGCCTACTATGGCAATGCATGATATGAGCCGTGTCAAGGGTTTCCCCTGTAAAGAGTGTGATATGGTTTGCCCCAGTACCCCTAGTCTATTAGAACACATGAAGGCTCACTACCAGCAAGAAGAAAATGGGAGGTTTGAGTGTGAGCAATGTGGCCGCATCTATAAGCATGCTGGCAGCCTGGCCAACCATAAGAAATCCCATGAAGTGGGTTCCTTTCAGTGCCCAGTCTGCACCAGAACCCTGCCCAATGCTGTGGCTCTGAAGAACCACCTCCGTATCCACACCCTATCCCCAAGCAGTGCCCAGGCAGAGGAAGACGGTGGTGACGAAGGCGCTGAAGACGGACATGATGAGAGGAACTATGGTCTTGCACAAGACCTGTCTGATGGCTTTGCCCGCAGTCACCTGAACAACAGTGGAATGGGTCATGGTGTGATGTCACATGACCCAGATGATCATAAGAAGTCACCTGTAACCGATGACGCCTGGGATCGTCCATTCAAATGCGATCAGTGTGATAGGACCTACCGCCACCATGGGAGCCTGGTTAATCACAAGAAATGTCATCAGGAAGGGGCGTTCAAGTGCACCGTCTGTTACAAGCAGTTCAACAACCTGGCTGCTCTCAATGGTCATGAGCGAACCCACTCAAAGTTTAAGACTCCTGGAGCATCGATGGTTAACAACATACATGACTCTGTGACTGATCAGCGTTCGTCTGCTCCCCAAACCGATGATGCAGCTAACTGCTTCTGCCACCTGTGCCAGGTAGCTTTGCCCAACAAGAGTGACTTCCAGGAGCACATCCTGTTGCATAATGCAGCCTCCTCTTCACTGGGTCTTTCCCGTAGTTTCCCTGGGATAATGGCGCACAATCTCAGCACTGTCCGCTCCCCAGCATACACACCTGCCCTGGGTGACCCTCTGCCGCTTCCTCCTTTGCCAAATGATAAACGTGGCCCCTTTGACCCAATGCTTGGACCTCCTGTTAATAATCCCATTTACACTTGTGCATACTGTGGGGCTGGGCATCCTGATCTGGAGAGCCTCAAAGTTCATTACCTGACCCATGACCCCCACCCAGGCTCCCATGGTCAGGATGGTATCCTGAACACTGATGGGATTggctctaactctaacccatcaCCATCTGGAGAGAGAGTGCAATCTTCTTCTGATGATGGCGAACGTCGTTTCAAGTGTCAGGATTGTGGGAAAAGCTACCGCCATGCTGGAAGCCTGGTCAACCACAAGCGCTCCCACCAGACTGGCCTCTACCAGTGTACCATCTGCTGCAAGCAGTATCCGCACTTGGCAGCCTTGCATAGCCACCTCCGCAGCCATAAGGGAAGAACATCCAACCAATCATCCCTCAACACTGAAGGTGACTGGCTCTCCTCGGAACCCCTGACACTTGACTCTCAGAATAGTTATGTGCAGGAGGGGAGCGGCGCAACcacccctatctccctccctggAAATCTTGGTGACGCTGCTCACTTTGTACCTGATGGTGGACACAGCAGTGGTTTGGATTCACTGGAGTTCCATGATCGATTTGATGGCTCCCTTGCCCAGAGCAACTCTGGGCACTCCCCTCTTCCCCAGAACCACCGCCAGGCTGATAGACACATGTGCACTGACTGTGGAGAAATGTATGGAGACATCTCTGGCATCAAGTCTCACATGTGCCCCCAACGGCGACAGAACCAGGGGATGTCCAATGGATTCATGGGAAACATGAGTGGCTACAACAGTCCTGGAGGCGCTGCGCTCCCTTCAGGTGGAGGAAATGTGAAAGAGAGCAATGGACAGCGCTCTCAGTATGGTTCTCAGTCCCATGCCCAAGGAGGGGGGAAAAGGATGAATAAAGAAGATGAAGATGATGGTGAAGTGTACCAGTGCTCGGTGTGTGGAAACCATTATGCCAGCCTCAGAGCTCTGAGGAGCCATCTGCGCAGCCATGCTAACAATCCCACAGGGCCTGGGACTTCGGCACTTTCGCCTAACGGTGAGGCAGACTGGAGGATTATCTGCAGCACCTGTGGCCAGAGCTTCTCCAGAAAGCAAGACCTGTTAAACCACCAACTGATTCATGGGCCACAAAGGTCCGATGCAGCAGCGCAGAGCATGGGGGCCGATCCCACCAATACTAATGGCAAAATGGATGGTGATGGGAGGAATCACATTTGCGTTGACTGTGGCATGTTCTTTGCTGATCGCCATCACCTGATTACTCACCTGTGTCCTggaaagggaagaggaggagtgctGAGCAAAGAAGGATTGAATGGCGCTAAAGGGATGACTGGCGGAGACGGAGTTGGTGGCGGCGGAGTTGGAGGACCTGGGGGCAGTCGTGATATGGGAGGACAGGACCGTAGACAACAGATGCCAGATTCAGAGGATCGACCCCACAAATGTGACCAGTGTGGAAGGGGCTACAGGCACCCTTGCTCCCTGCTCAACCACAAGAAATCTCACAAGACCGGAGTCTTCAGATGCCTTGTCTGCCAGAAGCGCTACTACAACCTGCTGGCCCTTAAGAACCACCAGAGGACCCACTTTGATTTAAAAAG CAAGGCTGCCGCTGGCACAGGGAGAAGCGGTCCCCAAGTGGCACCCGATTCCGAAACGATGGCTTTACTTGAATG GCACAAGTGTGAGGAGTGTGGGAAGGCCTTCAAGATCCAGAAGCAGCTGGAAAACCACCTTCGGCTCCATGAAGAACACCGAGCAAAGGCTCACGCCCAGCTCGCAAAACTAGGCAATGGAAGGTATCAAGGAGGACCCTCTGGCATGCAGGCCATGAGAGGAGAATCGTCCAAATCCCAGAACCCTGGCATGGGGGAAGTCAAGtatggacaacaacaacaaggcttcAAGCAACCCTACTCAGAGGCTGGCACTTCAAGGGCTCAGAATTTTGATCTACAAGAAGGGGGACGACGACCCTTCGCCTGTGATGAGTGTGGACGGAGCTATCGTCATGCAGGTAGCTTGGCCAATCACAAGAATCTTCACAAAATTGGCGAGTATCACTGCAATGTCTGCAACTCCACTTACCCGAACCGCCTGGCCATGAAAAACCATCTGCGTCTTCATTTTGCCCTCAAGAAGCACACTTGCCAGGAGTGCGGCAAAGGATTCCGTACCCAAAAGCAGCTGACCACCCACCACTCTGCACAGCTCTGCAAGGGGGCTGCAGGTGCTGTTGCTCAAATGGATTACGAGTGTGATGGGTGCTGTGAGGGTTTCGCTactgcagaccagctggctgcacaTGACTGCCCTGCTCAGCAGCTCCCTTCGTCCTCTGCCTCCCTCAACAGCTCAAGCCTCAGCATCGATGGGGCTGACCTTGTGCCAGATGAACGCCCCTACAGCTGTGACATCTGCAACTGCTCTTACAAACATGCCAGCAGCCTGCTGaaccacaagcacacacacaagacGGGCACTTTTACTTGCACCTACTGCGACAAGCCGTACTCCAACTACATGGCGCTGCGCAACCACATGCGCATTCACACGCAGAAGAAGAGGCACATCTGCCACCACTGTGGGAAAGCATTCCGGCTAGCCAGATTCCTCCGCAATCACCAGAAGGTCCATGAGGAGGGCCACACACGCTTTGGCTGCACCAGCTGCGGGAAGAGCTTCCAGGGGAGGTCAGGCCTGGCGAGGCACCGCTGCGGGGAGAACCAGGTAGGCAAGGAGGGCAGGAGGATGGCCACTGCAAGCACGACAGGGGGAGAAGAGTGCCGGTACAC ATGTGACCAGTGTGGCCGCTCCTACGCCCATGCCAGCTCCCTCCTCAACCACAAAAACACCCACACCGTCGGCATTTACCACTGTGCTGTGTGCCTCAAGACCTATTCCAACCTCCTGGCCCTCAAGAACCACCGGCGCATCCATTCAGAGATTCGGCGTCACCGCTGCCCAGAATGCGGCAAGGCTTTCCGTGTCTCCTCCCAGCTCAACAGCCACCGTCGTGTCCACCTAAAGGAGAGGGAGCTAACTTGTGGCCCCTGCCAGCGCAGCTTCCCCAGCCAGGCCAGCTTCCGGCTCCACCAGGAGATCTCTCACGGCCAAGCCCCCAGGCCCCCCCAGCAGAAACAGGCCAGGGCTGGGGGAGCCTCTGGGGGCACATCCGGGGGCGGGAGCTCAGGCCTTAACTGGGACTCCGGCCTGGATCTCACGCTGTTGCAGGCCCAAGGACTGGTCCCCAATGGACTACCCAAAATGAACTCCCTGTCCTTCCAAGGCCCCAGTGGCAGCAGGAGCCGTGGGGCGACGGGGACCAAGTCGCACGTCTGCAACCAGTGCGGCCGCGGCTACCTCCACGCCAGCTCCCTCCTCAACCACAAAAACAGTCACAAAACAGGCGCCTACTTCTGTAACTCCTGTCAGAAGGAGTTTCCCAACCTGATGTCCCTCAAGAACCACCGGCGTATTCACACTGAGCCCAAACGTTTCCAGTGCCCCGACTGTGGAAAGTCCTTCCGTGTGTCCACCCAGCTCATCTGCCACAGGCGCATCCACACCAAGGAAAAGCCCTTTTCCTGCCAGCAATGCGACAAGCGCTTCTCCAGCAAGTCCAACCTGCGCCACCATCAGAAGGTGCACTGGAGCAGCTCAGCGCCCCCCACCATGGCCATGGGCGCTGCCAGCTTCTTGG GTCATCCACCAATTGGCGCAAGGAGACCACCCAAGTCGCATGTCTGTGACCAGTGCGGCCGTGGTTACCGCCATGCCGGATCCCTCCAGAACCACAAGAACGTCCACAAGACAGGTGCCTATTTCTGCAGCTCTTGTCAGAAGGAGTTCTCCAACCTGATGGCTCTCAAGACCCATCGGCGCATCCACACTGAGGTCAAACGCCACCGGTGCTCAGATTGTGGAAAGGCCTTTCGTGCTCCTAGCCAACTCATCGTCCACCAGCGCATTCACACCCAGGAGAAGCCCTTCTCCTGCCAGCAATGCGCCAAACGCTTCTCCAGCAAGTCCAACCTACGCCACCACATGAAGTTGCACTGGAGCGGCTCAGCTCCTCCCAGTTTCCTGG GTAAACCGGTAATTGGTGTGGGGGCCAAATCGTACGTCTGTGACCAGTGTGGCCGTGCTTACCGTCACGCTAGCTCCCTCCTCAACCACAAGACCATCCACAAGACAGGCGTTTATTTCTGCACCTCCTGTCAAAAGGAGTTTCACAATCTGAACGCCCTCAAGAACCACCGGCGCATCCATGCGGAGACCAAGCGCTACGAGTGCCCGGAGTGCGGAAAGTTCTTCCGTGTGTCCACCCAGCTCATAATCCACCGGCGCATCCACACCAAGGAGAAACCCTTCTCCTGCCAGCAGTGTGACAAGCGCTTCTCCAGCAATTCCAACCTGCGTCACCACATGAAGTTGCATTGGGGCAGCTCAGCGCGACCTGTGCGCACCAATGTGTCTGTGGCTGCTACCAGTGCCACCCTCTTGGCTCTGCCTCAGACCCATATTTATACAAAGTGGGGGTGGGGAAAGGGGAAGCATTGA